From one Paramormyrops kingsleyae isolate MSU_618 chromosome 1, PKINGS_0.4, whole genome shotgun sequence genomic stretch:
- the tmco3 gene encoding transmembrane and coiled-coil domain-containing protein 3 isoform X2: MELMISTDLKTKWMQSQWFCLQEEQEYVELIAAEKHQQEAMKSVQDQNKTLSMLDEILDDVRRAADRLEEEIDDHVFDYNKQMKGVNVEAVLRVEEDEEDSQRNVSRREVEDNLGLSMLIDSQNNQYVLTKPRDSTMPRADHHFIKDLVTVVMLSLPCGWLCTQMGLPTMFGYIICGVLLGPSGLNRIKSMVQVETLGEFGVFFTLFVVGLEFSPDRLRKVLKISVQGSCYMTLSMVAFGLLWGHLLHIRPTQTVFIFTCLSLSSTPVVSRFLAGGPRTDKEGELDYSSVLLGMLVMQDVQLGLFIAIMPTLIQAGGGGIDSVVVGGLRVLLLLGQVAASLAVVLLLCALLRSHLIGPFCKKLHAECKGTKEILVLGTTAFVFLMLTVTEFLDVSMELGCFLAGALLSSQGHMVTTEVMSCVEPIRDFLAIIFFASIGLHVFPTFVLYELTILLVLTLTLVIMKFLIALLVLSVILPPGSRHIRWIVSAGLAQVSEFSFVLGSRARRAGIISREVYLLVLSVTTLSLLLAPVLWRAATLKCVPRPERKTVT; this comes from the exons ATGGAGCTGATGATCTCCACTGACTTGAAGACAAAGTGGATGCAAAGCCAATGGTTCTGTctgcaggaggagcaggagtATGTGGAGCTGATTGCGGCAGAGAAGCACCAACAGGAGGCAATGAAAAGTGTGCAAGACCAAAACAAGACCCTGTCTATGCTTGATGAGATCCTGGATGATGTGCGACGTGCTGCTGACCGTCTGGAGGAGGAGATCGATGATCATGTCTTCGATTATAACAAACAG ATGAAGGGTGTTAACGTGGAGGCCGTGCTCCgggtggaggaggatgaggaggactCTCAGAGGAACGTGTCCAGGCGGGAGGTGGAGGATAACTTGGGGCTCAGTATGCTGATCGACTCCCAGAACAACCAGTATGTCCTGACCAAGCCTCGGGACTCCACCATGCCCCGTGCTGACCATCACTTCATCAAG GACTTGGTGACTGTGGTCATGCTTTCACTTCCCTGCGGGTGGCTGTGTACACAGATGGGTCTCCCCACCATGTTTGGTTACATCATCTGTGGGGTCCTCCTCGGCCCCTCCGGGCTCAATAGAATCAAG TCTATGGTTCAGGTGGAGACATTGGGAGAGTTTGGGGTGTTCTTCACCTTGTTTGTGGTGGGCCTTGAGTTCTCCCCCGATCGCCTACGCAAG GTGCTGAAGATCTCTGTCCAGGGCTCGTGCTACATGACGCTGTCAATGGTGGCCTTTGGTCTCCTCTGGGGACATCTGCTGCACATCCGCCCCACCCAGACTGTCTTCATCTTCACCTGCCTGtccctctccagcacccccgtaGTGTCTCGCTTTCTCGCTGGAGGGCCACGTACGGACAAGGAAG GCGAGTTGGATTACAGCAGCGTTCTCCTGGGAATGCTGGTCATGCAAGATGTCCAGCTGGGCCTGTTCATTGCTATCATGCCCACACTCATTCAGGCTGGCGGGGGCGGTATTGACAG TGTTGTTGTGGGCGGCCTGCGCGTCCTGCTGCTCCTGGGCCAGGTGGCCGCCTCGCTTGCCgtggtgctgctgctgtgtgCTCTGCTCAGGTCCCATCTGATTGGCCCCTTTTGCAAGAAGCTGCATGCTGAGTGCAAGGGCACTAAGGAGATCCTGGTGCTGGGGACCACTGCTTTCGTCTTCCTCATGCTGACG GTGACCGAGTTCTTGGACGTTTCCATGGAACTGGGCTGCTTCCTGGCTGGTGCACTTCTTTCCTCGCAGGGTCACATGGTCACCACTGAAGTCATGAGCTGTGTTGAACCAATAAGAGATTTCCTTGCTATCATCTTCTTTGCCTCCATTG GCCTTCACGTATTTCCTACGTTTGTGCTGTACGAACTCACCATTCTGCTggtgctgaccctgaccctgGTCATCATGAAG TTTCTTATAGCGCTGCTTGTACTGTCGGTGATCCTCCCGCCAGGGTCCAGGCACATTCGCTGGATCGTTTCAGCTGGTCTGGCACAAGTCAGTGAATTCTCCTTTGTCCTGGGCAGTCGTGCCCGCAGAGCGGGCATAATCTCTCGGGAG GTGTACCTGCTCGTCCTCAGTGTAACCACACTAAGTTTGCTGTTGGCTCCTGTACTCTGGAGAGCAGCCACTCTCAAATGTGTCCCTCGACCAGAGCGCAAGACAGTCACGTGA
- the tfdp1b gene encoding transcription factor Dp-1b: MAKDVGVIETNGELKVFVDQNLSPSKGVLSLVTVHPSPVTLGKQLLPKTLGPSNVNIAPHVVIGTPQRPSVSSAVLVASPHTPSSQFLSQSQPSDSSPWSTGKRSKKGEKNGKGLRHFSMKVCEKVQRKGITTYNEVADELVAEFSSSDNNISPNDSHVYDQKNIRRRVYDALNVLMAMNIISKEKKEIKWIGLPTNSAQECQNLEVERQRRLERIKQKQSQLQELILQQIAFKKLVQRNRQLEQQTKRPPPPNSVIHLPFIIVNTSKKTVIDCSISNDKFEYLFNFDNMFEIHDDIEVLKRMGMACGLEAGKCSPEDLKIARSLVPRALEPYVTEMAQGSISNVYVTGVSSNGGRGLAGSESVDGTMASSSNGSHYSGSRVETPVSYMDEEDEDDDYDENDDDD, from the exons ATGGCAAAAGAT GTTGGTGTGATTGAAACCAATGGAGAGCTGAAGGTTTTCGTCGACCAGAATTTGAGTCCCAGCAAAG GGGTCCTGTCACTGGTCACTGTCCACCCGTCGCCTGTCACTCTGGGGAAGCAGCTTCTGCCAAAAACGCTTGGGCCCTCCAACGTCAACATCGCGCCGCATGTG GTGATAGGCACCCCCCAGAGGCCCAGTGTGTCCAGTGCTGTCCTGGTGGCCAGTCCACACACACCCAGTAGCCAGTTCCTCTCCCAGAGTCAGCCGTCCGACTCCTCGCCCTGGTCCACTGG GAAGCGCAGCAAGAAGGGCGAGAAGAATGGCAAAGGGCTGAGACATTTCTCCATGAAGGTGTGCGAGAAGGTCCAGAGGAAGGGAATCACCACCTACAATGAGGTCGCTGACGAGCTAGTGGCAGAGTTCAGCTCCTCTGACAACAACATCTCCCCCAATGACTCT CATGTATATGACCAGAAGAACATCCGGCGTCGTGTCTACGATGCCTTGAATGTGCTGATGGCCATGAACATCATCTCCAAGGAGAAGAAGGAGATCAAGTGGATCGGCCTACCTACTAATTCTGCCCAGGAGTGCCAGAACTTGGAG GTGGAGAGGCAGCGTCGACTCGAGAGAATAAAGCAAAAACAATCCCAGCTGCaggaactgattttgcag CAAATTGCCTTTAAGAAGCTGGTTCAGAGGAATAGGCAGCTGGAGCAGCAAACCAAGAGACCTCCGCCACCAAACTCTGTCATTCATCTGCCTTTCATCATCGTCAACACCAGCAAGAAGACAGTCATCGACTGTAGCATCTCCAATGACAA ATTTGAATATCTCTTCAACTTCGATAATATGTTTGAGATCCACGATGACATAGAGGTGCTAAAGAGGATGGGGATGGCTTGCGGGCTGGAGGCAGGGAAGTGTTCCCCGGAGGACCTTAAGATCGCTCGCAGTCTAGTGCCCAGAGCCTTGGAGCCTTATGTTACAG AAATGGCTCAGGGATCGATAAGCAACGTGTACGTAACAGGAGTGTCGTCTAATGGTGGACGGGGTCTTGCTGGCAG TGAGAGTGTTGATGGTACTATGGCGTCCAGCTCCAACGGCTCCCACTACAGCGGCTCGCGGGTGGAGACCCCCGTTTCCTACATggatgaggaggatgaggacGACGACTACGACGAGAACGACGACGACGATTAA